Part of the Oerskovia paurometabola genome is shown below.
CGCGGCTCAGGTGCCGCACCCGCGCAGGCTCGGCCGCCCCGAGGAGTTCGCGCGCCTGGTGCGCGCGATCGTCGAGAACCCCATGCTCAACGGCGAGGTGATCCGCCTCGACGGCGGGATCCGGATGGCCCCGCGCTGACCCTCGTCCGCTGAGTGCGGAGCAGTTGCTGTGGATCGCCGGTGATGACGACAACTGCTCCGCACTCAGCGGAAGGTGGTGTCCGGTTCGGACCGGTTCCTGTCTCAATCTCTACTGATTCGGTCCAGAATGCGGACGGTTGGCCCAAGTCGTTGACACCTCCTGTGCTCGGGCATACATTCCGGGCCATCGGCAGACGCCCCGTCCGCCGCACCGCAGCACGACGACCCGAGGAGGACCCGTGGACACCAGCACCGCGCTCGTCCCCGTGACGGCGCCGTCGGCCCTCGCAGGTCGCACGTGTTGTCCCCCCGGGCGCCCCGTCGTCCCGGGCCGCGTCTGTTGTTGAGCCTGCGCTCCTCCTGACGTCTCCCGAGCCGGACCGGCTCGTCCCTGAACCGCCCCGCCCGTGAACGGGTCGCTGCGGCATGCCGATCTGCGGCGAGCCACAGCGCCACCCGCCACCGCGCCCGGCGGTCCACCCCTCTGCACCCCAGTTCTCGCGACCCGTCGCGGCCGTCCGCCGACCCCTGCGGCAGCGACCGAGCGACCCCGCACCCGACCTCCCGGAGTGGAACGACCCATGCCTGACTCGAACCTGACGCCGCTGTTCGCCCCCACCTCACAGCCCGACGAGCAGGCCGCGTCCCGGCCCGTCGAGGACGACCTCGACGCGCTCGCCGGCATCGACGACCTGCTCGACGAGCGCCCGCGCCGCTCGGTGCACCTCGGCGTCGACCTGTCCGACGCCGGCGCACGAGCGGGTGCGTGGCGGGCCGTGGGCTCGCAGTCGCCGCGACTGTTCGACGCGCACCGGCTCCAGGAGCTCGTCGCGACCGCCGAGCGCGGCGTGCTCGACTTCGCGCTGTTCGACGACACGTTCTCGCTCCAGCCCACGCGCAACACGACGCTCCGCGGCCGGCTCGACGCGGCCCTCGTGGCCTCGCGCCTCGCGCCCCGCTCGACGGGGATCGGCCTCGTCGCGACGGTCGACACGACGCACACCGAGCCCTTCCACGTCTCCAAGGCGATCGCGACGATCGACCACGTGAGCACGGGCCGCGCCGCGTGGCAGGTGGGCTGGTCGACGACCGAGGCCGCCGCCGCGCTGTTCGGGCGCAAGGAGGCCCAGGACACCGCGGACGCGGTCGCCGAGGCCGAGGAGGCGATCGAGGTCGTGAGCCGCCTCTGGGACAGCTGGGAGGACGACGCCGAGATCCGCGACGTCCCCTCGGGGCGGTTCATCGACCGCGACAAGGTGCACTACGTCGACTACGACGGCGTCCGGTTCGCCGTGAAGGGCCCCTCGATCACGCCCCGCTCGCCCCAGGCGCAGCCCCCGGTCGTGGTGCGCGGGGACTCCGCGGAGGCGCTGGCCCTCGCGGGTCGTCGCGCCGACGTCGTGCGGGTGCGGGCCACGACGCTCGACGCGGCCAAGGCGCTTCGCGACCAGGTGCGCGCCGCGGCCGCCGAGGCAGGACGCGACCCCGACGAGCTGCGCGTCCTGGTCGACCTCTACGCCGTGATCGGACAGGACAGGGCCAGCGCCCAGGCGCGGCTCGACCTGCTCGAAGGGCTCGAGGGCGTCACGTGGGACACCGACTCGCTCACGCACGTGGGCACGGCCCGCGACCTCGCCGAGGTCGTCGAGGAGTGGTTCGAGGCGGGCGCCGCTGACGGGTTCACGATCCGACCCTCCTCGCTCCGCACGGACCTCGACGCGCTGGTCGACGGCGTCGTGCCGCTGCTCCAGGACGCAGGCGTCTTCCGCGCCGCATACCCGGGCACGACCCTGCGGGACACCCTGGGCCTCGCCCGCCCCGCCAACCGCTACGCCGCCGCGATCGCCTGAGGAACCCCCACCATGACGCACCCCACCCCCGCCTCGTCGGCCCGCCCGCACGACGGTCGGCCACGCAAGCAGATCCACCTGGGCGCCCACTTCCCGGGCGTCAACAACACGACCGTGTGGAGCGACCCGGCCTCGCGCAGCCAGATCGAGTTCAGCTCGTTCGAGCACCTCGCGCGCCGGGCCGAGGCCGCGAAGCTCGACTTCTTCTTCCTCGCCGAGGGCCTGCGGCTGCGCGAGCACAAGGGGCAGATCCACGACCTCGACGTCGTGGGCCGCCCCGACACGCTCCCGGTCCTGGCAGCGCTCGCCGCGGTCACCGACCGCCTGGGCCTCGCGGGGACGGTCAACACGACGTTCAACGAGCCCTACGAGCTGGCCCGCCAGTTCGCGACGCTCGACCTCCTGTCCGGGGGGCGTGCGGCCTGGAACCTGGTCACGAGCCCCGACGCCTTCACGGGTGCGAACTTCCGCCGCGGCGGGTTCCTGCCCTACGAGGAACGGTACGAGCGCGCGGGCGAGCTCGTCGCCCTGGCCCGGCAGCTGTGGGACGCGTGGGACGACGACGCGGTGGACGAGGACGAGCTCGTGCGGCCCGGGGCCGTGCGCCCGTTCGCACACCAGGGCAAGCACTTCGACGTGTCGGGCCGGTTCGAGACCCCGCGTGGGCCTCAGGGGCACCCCGTCCTGTTCCAGGCGGGCGACTCGGCCGACGGGCGCGACTTCGCGGCGGCGACGGCCGACGTCGTCTTCTCGGCACACTCGGCGTTCGAGGACGGCCAGGCGTTCTACGCCGACGTGAAGTCCCGCCTCGCGGCCCACGGTCGCGACCGCGACTCGCTCAAGATCCTCCCCGCGACCGTCGTCGTCCTGGGGGACACGGCCGAGGAGGCCGCCGAGCGTGCGCGGGAGATCCGGCTCCAGCAGGTCCCTGGGCGGACGGCGATCGCGTTCCTCGAGCAGGTCTGGGGGCGGGACCTCACGGCGTACGACCCCGAGGGGCCGCTGCCCGACGTCGAGCCCGACCTCGACCACCTGAACA
Proteins encoded:
- a CDS encoding LLM class flavin-dependent oxidoreductase, yielding MPDSNLTPLFAPTSQPDEQAASRPVEDDLDALAGIDDLLDERPRRSVHLGVDLSDAGARAGAWRAVGSQSPRLFDAHRLQELVATAERGVLDFALFDDTFSLQPTRNTTLRGRLDAALVASRLAPRSTGIGLVATVDTTHTEPFHVSKAIATIDHVSTGRAAWQVGWSTTEAAAALFGRKEAQDTADAVAEAEEAIEVVSRLWDSWEDDAEIRDVPSGRFIDRDKVHYVDYDGVRFAVKGPSITPRSPQAQPPVVVRGDSAEALALAGRRADVVRVRATTLDAAKALRDQVRAAAAEAGRDPDELRVLVDLYAVIGQDRASAQARLDLLEGLEGVTWDTDSLTHVGTARDLAEVVEEWFEAGAADGFTIRPSSLRTDLDALVDGVVPLLQDAGVFRAAYPGTTLRDTLGLARPANRYAAAIA
- a CDS encoding NtaA/DmoA family FMN-dependent monooxygenase (This protein belongs to a clade of FMN-dependent monooxygenases, within a broader family of flavin-dependent oxidoreductases, the luciferase-like monooxygenase (LMM) family, some of whose members use coenzyme F420 rather than FMN.), with translation MTHPTPASSARPHDGRPRKQIHLGAHFPGVNNTTVWSDPASRSQIEFSSFEHLARRAEAAKLDFFFLAEGLRLREHKGQIHDLDVVGRPDTLPVLAALAAVTDRLGLAGTVNTTFNEPYELARQFATLDLLSGGRAAWNLVTSPDAFTGANFRRGGFLPYEERYERAGELVALARQLWDAWDDDAVDEDELVRPGAVRPFAHQGKHFDVSGRFETPRGPQGHPVLFQAGDSADGRDFAAATADVVFSAHSAFEDGQAFYADVKSRLAAHGRDRDSLKILPATVVVLGDTAEEAAERAREIRLQQVPGRTAIAFLEQVWGRDLTAYDPEGPLPDVEPDLDHLNITRGRVRHVSNPGPVVRAWREKAAANGWSIRDLVIEVSGRGGFVGTAQQVADDIDRHVQEDASDGFILVPHLTPTGLDDVLDQVVPLLQERGSFRTEYTGTTLRDHLGLSRPEVGSRRPAGASTGTTSPSA